From Lolium perenne isolate Kyuss_39 chromosome 5, Kyuss_2.0, whole genome shotgun sequence, a single genomic window includes:
- the LOC127304930 gene encoding cleavage stimulating factor 64-like, giving the protein MDDAAVATASANCRCSRMVYVGNIAFNATEEEARDACELIGAVLSMRLATDAATGKRKGYAFVEYADDATAQSACRNLQGHLLRGRPLRVGLADSDRARRRKAEHEPVGLEDAIHAASLVSGRPPAPSITRLLATASRHHLRETFESMGAEACKALKEQVPGLAEAMEQVQHLLDMAAADDAAEEARRKKRAASAAEESDDQRAKLRKVEDGGKAAVRPILPCF; this is encoded by the coding sequence ATGGACGACGCCGCCGTGGCCACGGCCTCCGCCAACTGCCGCTGCAGCCGCATGGTCTACGTCGGCAACATCGCCTTCAACGCCACCGAGGAGGAGGCCCGCGACGCCTGCGAGCTGATCGGCGCCGTCCTCTCCATGCGCCTCGCCACCGACGCCGCCACCGGCAAGCGCAAGGGCTACGCCTTCGTGGAGTACGCCGACGACGCGACGGCGCAGAGCGCCTGCCGCAACCTGCAGGGCCACCTCCTCCGCGGCCGGCCGCTGCGGGTGGGTCTCGCCGACagcgaccgggcgcgccggcgcaaGGCAGAGCACGAGCCGGTCGGGCTGGAGGACGCCATCCACGCCGCATCACTCGTCTCCGGGCGCCCGCCTGCGCCCTCCATCACGCGGCTGCTGGCGACCGCGAGCAGGCACCATCTGCGAGAGACGTTCGAGAGCATGGGTGCTGAGGCCTGcaaggctctcaaggagcaggtCCCTGGGCTGGCGGAGGCGATGGAGCAGGTGCAGCATCTGCTCGACATGGCGGCCGCGGATGACGCCGCCGAGGAGGCAAGGAGGAAGAAGCGGGCGGCGAGCGCCGCTGAAGAGTCTGATGATCAGCGCGCGAAGCTGAGGAAGGTGGAAGATGGCGGGAAGGCTGCGGTCCGCCCAATACTACCCTGCTTCTGA